A genomic window from Streptomyces sp. WMMC940 includes:
- a CDS encoding Rv2175c family DNA-binding protein, with product MTEIDAKIDALVPAWLHLPDVAEKLDVEVTRVRQLVKEGQLIAVRRGENRTLQVPAAFIKGGKVVKGLSGTLTLLKDDGFTDEEMLEWLFTPDPTLPGTPAEALSENRGTEVKRRAQALAV from the coding sequence GTGACCGAGATTGACGCAAAGATCGATGCTCTCGTCCCCGCCTGGCTCCACCTGCCCGACGTCGCGGAAAAGCTCGATGTCGAGGTGACGCGCGTACGGCAGCTGGTCAAGGAGGGTCAGCTGATCGCCGTGCGACGCGGTGAGAACCGGACGCTCCAGGTACCTGCCGCCTTCATCAAGGGCGGCAAGGTGGTCAAGGGCCTCTCCGGCACCCTGACCCTCCTGAAGGACGACGGCTTCACCGACGAAGAGATGCTGGAGTGGCTCTTCACTCCGGACCCCACCCTGCCGGGGACCCCAGCGGAGGCGCTCAGCGAGAATCGCGGCACGGAGGTGAAGCGCCGGGCCCAGGCGCTCGCCGTCTGA
- the thiE gene encoding thiamine phosphate synthase has translation MSTSRAALSDARLYLCTDARRRQGDLPEFLDAVLSSGVDIVQLRDKGMEAGEELEHLAVFADACRRHGKLLAVNDRADVAHAARSDVLHLGQGDLPVPAARAVLGTGALIGRSTHAREEVDAAAAEPGVDYFCTGPCWPTPTKPGRPAPGLDLVRYTASLGQDRPWFAIGGIDAGNLDEVLEAGARRVVVVRAITEAGDPAEAAARLAERIRAHAQ, from the coding sequence ATGTCCACATCCCGAGCGGCGCTGTCCGACGCCCGGCTCTACCTGTGCACGGACGCCCGCAGACGCCAGGGCGACCTGCCGGAGTTCCTGGACGCCGTCCTCTCCTCCGGGGTGGACATCGTGCAACTGCGCGACAAGGGCATGGAGGCCGGCGAGGAGCTGGAGCACCTCGCCGTGTTCGCCGACGCCTGCCGCCGCCACGGGAAGCTGCTCGCGGTCAACGACCGGGCCGATGTCGCCCACGCCGCCCGCTCGGACGTGCTGCACCTCGGCCAGGGCGACCTGCCGGTGCCCGCGGCACGGGCGGTCCTCGGCACCGGGGCGCTGATCGGGCGCTCCACGCACGCCCGGGAGGAGGTGGACGCGGCGGCCGCCGAGCCCGGTGTCGACTACTTCTGCACCGGCCCCTGCTGGCCCACGCCCACCAAGCCGGGCCGGCCGGCCCCCGGCCTCGACCTGGTGCGGTACACGGCCTCGCTCGGCCAGGACCGCCCTTGGTTCGCGATCGGCGGAATCGACGCGGGCAACCTCGACGAGGTGCTGGAGGCGGGTGCCCGCCGGGTCGTCGTCGTCCGGGCGATCACGGAGGCCGGCGACCCCGCCGAGGCCGCGGCCCGTCTCGCCGAGCGGATACGGGCCCACGCGCAGTAG